A stretch of the Nitratifractor salsuginis DSM 16511 genome encodes the following:
- the rpsS gene encoding 30S ribosomal protein S19 produces the protein MARSLKKGPFIDDHLMKKVLKAKEEGSNKPIKTWSRRSVIFPEMIGLTINVHNGRQFVPVYITENHVGYKLGEFAPTRTFRGHKGSVQKKVG, from the coding sequence ATGGCACGTTCATTGAAAAAAGGTCCTTTCATCGACGATCATTTGATGAAAAAGGTACTCAAGGCAAAAGAAGAGGGTTCCAACAAACCCATCAAAACCTGGTCTCGCCGTTCGGTCATCTTCCCCGAGATGATCGGCCTGACCATCAACGTCCACAACGGACGTCAGTTCGTTCCCGTCTATATCACGGAGAACCACGTGGGCTACAAACTGGGTGAATTCGCCCCCACCCGCACATTCAGAGGACACAAAGGCAGTGTCCAGAAGAAGGTAGGTTGA
- the rplF gene encoding 50S ribosomal protein L6 produces the protein MSRVGKVPVSIPSGIEVKVEGTELVAKKGNLEKRLETHGRVNVEVKDNEVVFTRKDESKEASAFWGTYRSLFNNIVIGLDKGFKKSLEINGVGYRANVNGKVLELQLGFSHPVNYEIPEGIDIKVEKNIITVSGTDKQQVGQVAAEIRGFRPPEPYKGKGVKYTDEVIIRKAGKAAGK, from the coding sequence ATGTCACGCGTAGGAAAAGTACCCGTCAGCATCCCTTCCGGGATCGAAGTCAAAGTCGAAGGAACCGAGTTGGTCGCCAAAAAAGGCAACCTGGAAAAGCGCCTGGAGACCCATGGCCGTGTGAATGTTGAAGTCAAAGACAATGAAGTTGTCTTTACCCGCAAGGATGAGAGCAAGGAGGCTTCCGCCTTCTGGGGAACCTACCGCTCTCTGTTTAACAACATCGTTATCGGCCTGGACAAGGGATTCAAAAAGTCCCTGGAGATCAACGGAGTCGGTTACCGTGCCAACGTCAACGGCAAGGTTCTGGAGCTTCAGCTGGGCTTCTCCCACCCCGTCAACTATGAGATTCCCGAGGGAATCGATATCAAGGTGGAGAAGAACATCATCACTGTCAGCGGAACCGACAAGCAGCAGGTCGGACAGGTCGCTGCCGAGATCCGCGGATTCCGCCCGCCTGAGCCTTACAAAGGCAAGGGTGTCAAGTATACCGACGAAGTGATCATCAGAAAAGCCGGTAAAGCGGCAGGTAAGTAA
- the rpsE gene encoding 30S ribosomal protein S5, which translates to MENINREDFEEVVVNIGRVTKVVKGGRRFRFTALVVVGDRNGTIGYGYGKAKEVPDAIKKAVDDAFKNLVKIKGIKGTTIAHDIEHKYNASRIVLRPASEGTGAIAGGAARPVIELSGIKDIIAKSIGSNNPNNLVRCTIEALARIKG; encoded by the coding sequence ATGGAAAATATCAATAGAGAAGATTTCGAAGAGGTTGTCGTCAACATCGGACGGGTAACCAAGGTTGTCAAAGGTGGACGCCGTTTCCGTTTTACCGCCCTGGTTGTCGTCGGTGACCGTAACGGGACCATCGGATACGGATACGGTAAAGCCAAAGAGGTTCCCGATGCGATCAAAAAGGCCGTCGATGACGCCTTCAAGAACCTGGTGAAGATCAAGGGGATCAAGGGAACGACCATCGCTCACGATATCGAGCACAAGTACAATGCCAGCCGGATCGTCCTGCGCCCGGCGAGTGAAGGTACCGGTGCCATCGCCGGTGGTGCGGCACGTCCCGTCATCGAACTCTCCGGCATCAAAGATATCATCGCCAAATCGATCGGGTCGAATAACCCCAACAACCTGGTACGCTGCACGATCGAAGCGTTGGCCAGAATCAAAGGTTAA
- the rpmJ gene encoding 50S ribosomal protein L36, translated as MKVRPSVKKMCDDCKIIKRKGVVRVICKNPKHKQRQG; from the coding sequence ATGAAGGTTAGACCCTCGGTCAAAAAGATGTGCGATGATTGCAAAATCATTAAGCGCAAAGGCGTCGTCAGAGTGATTTGCAAAAATCCCAAGCATAAACAGAGACAAGGATAA
- the secY gene encoding preprotein translocase subunit SecY, translating to MGNALTQKILITLGFLFAYRVLAYIPIPGVDLEVIKHFFDQNTNNALGLANMFSGNAIRRMSIISLGIMPYITAAIVMELLAATFPALGQMKKERDGMQKYMQIIRYGTIFITVVQAIGVSMGLQAMKGAGGQSAIMIDPTHFVILAVFSMLAGTMLLMWFGEQITQKGVGNGISLIIFAGIVSGIPAAIGTTIAAVNSGTMNFLVVLAILAIMVATILVIIYVELGERRIPISYSRKTIMQNQHKRVMNYIPIRVNLSGVIPPIFASAVLMFPLTLLQASTNKWVTMVADLLHPGGFLFNALMFILIIFFAFFYASIAFNAKDIAENLKRQGGFIPGVRPGEQTAAFLMDVASKLTVWGSLYLAIISTVPFILINALGASFYFGGTAVLIVVQVALDTMRKIEAQRTMAQYETLGNVGL from the coding sequence ATGGGAAATGCTTTGACTCAGAAGATCCTGATTACTCTTGGATTCCTTTTTGCTTACCGAGTTTTAGCATACATCCCCATCCCGGGCGTTGACCTGGAAGTGATCAAACACTTCTTCGATCAGAACACCAACAACGCCCTGGGCCTCGCCAACATGTTCAGCGGCAACGCTATTCGCCGTATGTCCATCATCTCCCTCGGAATCATGCCCTACATTACTGCTGCCATTGTTATGGAACTGCTCGCCGCCACCTTCCCCGCATTGGGACAGATGAAGAAAGAGCGCGACGGAATGCAGAAATATATGCAGATCATCCGTTACGGGACCATCTTCATTACCGTAGTCCAGGCGATCGGGGTCTCTATGGGATTGCAGGCGATGAAGGGAGCCGGGGGACAGAGTGCGATCATGATTGATCCTACTCACTTCGTGATTCTCGCGGTCTTTTCGATGTTGGCGGGAACGATGCTGCTGATGTGGTTCGGTGAACAGATCACTCAGAAGGGCGTGGGTAACGGGATCTCGCTGATCATCTTTGCGGGTATTGTCTCCGGTATTCCCGCCGCCATCGGGACTACCATCGCCGCCGTCAACTCCGGTACGATGAACTTCCTGGTGGTTCTGGCGATTCTGGCGATTATGGTTGCCACCATTCTGGTGATCATCTATGTGGAACTGGGTGAGCGTCGGATCCCCATCAGCTATTCGCGCAAGACGATTATGCAGAATCAGCACAAGCGGGTGATGAACTACATCCCCATTCGTGTCAACCTCTCGGGTGTCATTCCTCCCATCTTCGCCAGCGCGGTTTTGATGTTCCCCCTGACCCTGCTTCAGGCGAGCACCAACAAGTGGGTGACGATGGTGGCGGATCTGTTGCATCCCGGCGGCTTCCTGTTTAACGCCCTAATGTTCATCTTGATCATCTTTTTTGCATTCTTCTATGCATCGATCGCCTTCAATGCCAAGGATATTGCCGAGAACCTCAAACGCCAGGGCGGCTTCATTCCTGGAGTGCGCCCCGGAGAGCAGACGGCCGCCTTCTTGATGGATGTCGCCAGTAAATTGACCGTTTGGGGTTCGCTCTATCTGGCCATCATCTCGACGGTGCCTTTCATTTTGATCAACGCACTGGGTGCCTCCTTCTATTTCGGAGGAACGGCGGTTCTGATCGTCGTGCAGGTCGCCCTGGATACCATGCGTAAGATCGAAGCTCAGCGGACCATGGCGCAGTACGAAACCCTGGGTAACGTAGGTCTCTGA
- the rpsH gene encoding 30S ribosomal protein S8 — MMTDNIADSLTRIRNAAQRRLETTELLHSKMIEAIVSILVDKGYLESYSVEEDGNKKSIKVVLKYDDNGHSVINEIKKISKPGRRIYKSKEEIKRFKNGYGTLIVSTSAGVLPNDEAYKQGRGGEVICSIW, encoded by the coding sequence ATGATGACAGACAATATTGCAGATTCTCTTACTCGAATAAGAAATGCTGCACAACGCCGGCTGGAGACGACCGAACTTCTCCACTCCAAGATGATTGAGGCAATCGTTTCTATTCTGGTAGACAAGGGATATCTGGAGAGTTATTCGGTCGAGGAAGATGGCAACAAAAAATCCATCAAAGTAGTGCTCAAGTACGATGACAACGGTCACAGTGTGATCAACGAGATCAAAAAGATCTCCAAGCCCGGTCGTCGGATCTACAAGAGCAAAGAGGAGATCAAGCGCTTCAAGAACGGTTACGGAACGCTGATCGTATCCACCAGCGCCGGCGTGCTTCCCAATGACGAAGCTTACAAGCAGGGCCGCGGTGGCGAAGTCATCTGCAGCATCTGGTAA
- the rplR gene encoding 50S ribosomal protein L18, protein MLKSIQKKKNKMYTQRKRRVRGKIHGTAELPRVTVFRSNKHFYAQAIDDDRGHTLAYADGRKLGLKATREDAKKVAADLAEKLKAAQIEQIVFDRNGYLYHGVVASFADALRDAGIKF, encoded by the coding sequence ATGTTGAAAAGTATTCAGAAAAAAAAGAATAAAATGTACACACAGCGCAAGCGTCGTGTCCGCGGCAAGATCCATGGAACGGCCGAGTTGCCCCGTGTGACGGTTTTCCGCTCCAACAAGCACTTCTACGCTCAGGCGATCGATGATGACCGCGGGCATACGCTCGCTTATGCCGACGGACGCAAACTGGGTCTGAAGGCTACCAGAGAGGATGCCAAGAAAGTCGCCGCGGATCTGGCCGAAAAACTCAAGGCCGCGCAGATTGAGCAGATCGTTTTCGATCGTAACGGATATCTCTATCACGGTGTTGTCGCTTCCTTCGCGGATGCGCTTCGCGACGCCGGGATCAAGTTTTAA
- the rplO gene encoding 50S ribosomal protein L15, translating to MGLHNLQPAPGSTHSKKRVGRGQGSGTGKTAGRGQKGQKSRTGYSRKRGFEGGQQPLYKRLPKVGFVSKVEKPYVINVDRIKAIAELEEITLETIRGVHKLGKNVTRVKLIGTGAKELAAKIKDDAVTTSRK from the coding sequence ATGGGTTTGCACAATCTACAGCCGGCCCCCGGCTCGACACACAGTAAGAAGCGCGTCGGCCGCGGTCAGGGTTCCGGTACGGGAAAAACTGCCGGACGCGGTCAAAAGGGACAGAAGTCCCGGACCGGATACAGCCGCAAGCGCGGATTCGAGGGTGGACAGCAGCCGCTTTATAAGCGTCTGCCCAAAGTGGGCTTCGTCTCCAAAGTGGAGAAGCCCTACGTGATCAACGTCGACCGCATCAAAGCGATCGCCGAGCTCGAAGAGATCACCCTCGAAACGATCCGTGGTGTCCATAAGCTGGGCAAAAACGTCACACGCGTTAAACTTATCGGCACGGGAGCCAAAGAGCTCGCCGCCAAGATCAAGGATGATGCTGTAACTACCAGCAGGAAGTAA
- the rplP gene encoding 50S ribosomal protein L16: MLMPKRTKWRKQQKGRNRGKSFRGNRIEFGEFAIKATEAGRIDSRQIEAARIAMTRRVNRTGKTWIRVFPDKPLTKKPLETRMGKGKGAVEKWVMNIKPGRIIFEMAGVQEDLAREALTLACHKLPFKTKIISREESNEIY, translated from the coding sequence ATGTTGATGCCCAAACGTACCAAGTGGAGAAAGCAGCAGAAGGGCCGCAACCGCGGTAAATCCTTCCGCGGTAACCGCATTGAATTCGGTGAATTCGCCATCAAGGCCACCGAAGCGGGTCGGATCGACTCCCGGCAGATCGAAGCGGCACGTATCGCGATGACCCGCCGGGTCAACCGTACCGGTAAAACCTGGATCCGGGTCTTCCCCGACAAGCCTCTGACCAAGAAGCCTCTGGAAACCCGGATGGGTAAAGGTAAGGGAGCCGTTGAAAAGTGGGTAATGAATATCAAACCCGGCCGGATCATTTTCGAAATGGCGGGCGTTCAGGAAGACCTGGCTCGCGAAGCGTTGACCCTGGCCTGCCACAAGCTTCCTTTCAAGACGAAAATCATTTCAAGGGAAGAGAGCAATGAAATATACTGA
- the rpsM gene encoding 30S ribosomal protein S13 gives MARIAGVDLPKNKRMEYALTYIYGIGLTSSRKILDATGISYDKRVYELTDAEAATIRKEIQEHYMVEGDLRKKVMMDIKTLMDLGNYRGLRHRRGLPVRGQKTKTNARTRKGKRKTVGSA, from the coding sequence ATGGCACGTATCGCAGGTGTTGATTTGCCTAAAAACAAGCGTATGGAATATGCGCTGACCTATATCTACGGAATCGGCTTGACCAGTTCCCGCAAAATCCTGGATGCCACCGGCATCAGCTACGACAAGCGTGTCTACGAGCTGACCGATGCCGAAGCGGCAACCATCCGTAAAGAGATCCAGGAACACTATATGGTGGAAGGGGATCTTCGCAAGAAGGTCATGATGGATATCAAAACCCTGATGGACCTCGGAAACTACCGTGGTCTTCGTCACCGTAGAGGTCTGCCGGTACGCGGACAAAAGACTAAGACAAACGCCCGGACCCGCAAGGGCAAGCGTAAAACTGTCGGTTCAGCATAA
- the rplE gene encoding 50S ribosomal protein L5, protein MSRMKEKYRSIVPELREELQIKNVMQTPKLEKIVISVGAGEEGKDSKLIQNMADTISLIAGQHAVITLAKKSVAGFKAREGAPSGIKVTLRGENMYNFLDKLISIALPRVKDFRGVPRKGFDGRGNYNFGLDEQLMFPEVVYDQIMKTHGMNITIVTSTDDDKEAFVLLEKLGMPFAKGRK, encoded by the coding sequence ATGAGCAGAATGAAAGAAAAATATCGCTCCATCGTTCCCGAGCTTCGCGAAGAGCTGCAGATCAAGAATGTCATGCAGACTCCCAAGCTCGAGAAGATCGTCATCAGCGTCGGAGCCGGTGAAGAGGGCAAGGACAGCAAACTGATCCAGAATATGGCCGACACCATCAGCCTGATCGCCGGTCAGCATGCCGTCATCACCCTGGCCAAGAAATCCGTCGCCGGATTCAAGGCCCGTGAAGGCGCTCCCAGCGGAATCAAAGTGACCCTCCGCGGTGAGAATATGTACAACTTCCTCGACAAGCTCATCTCCATCGCCCTTCCCCGGGTGAAGGACTTCCGGGGTGTTCCCCGCAAGGGCTTCGACGGACGCGGTAACTACAACTTCGGTCTGGACGAGCAGCTGATGTTCCCCGAGGTGGTCTATGATCAGATCATGAAGACCCACGGGATGAACATCACCATCGTCACCAGCACCGACGATGACAAAGAAGCATTTGTCCTGCTGGAGAAGCTGGGCATGCCGTTTGCGAAAGGAAGAAAGTAA
- the rplB gene encoding 50S ribosomal protein L2 — protein MAIKSFKPTTPSRRFMTVLDSSDITAKASVRSLLKKLPRKAGRNNNGRITSRHKEAGAKKLYRIIDFKRNKFGIEGRIATVEYDPYRNCRICLVNYVDGEKRYILQPKGVKVGDTVMAAEAGLDIKPGNAMKLKNIPVGTLVHNIEMNPGQGGKIARSAGGYAQIMGRDGKYVSLRLPSGEMRYILGECMATVGTIGNEDFANMVIGKAGRNRHRGIRPQTRGSAMNPIDHPHGGGEGKTNSGRHPVSPWGMPTKGYKTRRKKASDKLIISRKKKK, from the coding sequence ATGGCAATCAAATCATTCAAACCAACCACCCCCTCCCGTCGTTTTATGACGGTCCTGGACAGCAGTGATATCACGGCGAAGGCCAGTGTCCGCTCTCTGCTGAAGAAGCTCCCCCGCAAAGCGGGACGCAACAACAACGGCCGGATCACTTCCCGTCATAAAGAGGCCGGAGCGAAAAAGCTCTACCGGATCATCGATTTCAAGCGGAACAAGTTCGGTATCGAGGGACGGATCGCGACGGTCGAGTACGATCCTTACCGCAACTGCCGGATCTGCCTGGTCAACTACGTCGACGGGGAGAAGCGCTACATCCTTCAGCCCAAAGGCGTGAAGGTCGGCGATACCGTCATGGCCGCCGAAGCGGGCCTGGACATCAAACCTGGCAACGCGATGAAGCTGAAAAACATCCCCGTCGGTACCCTGGTCCACAACATCGAGATGAATCCCGGTCAGGGCGGCAAGATCGCCCGCAGCGCCGGCGGTTACGCTCAGATCATGGGCCGCGACGGCAAATATGTCTCCCTGCGGCTTCCTTCCGGAGAGATGCGCTACATCCTGGGTGAGTGTATGGCGACGGTGGGTACCATCGGCAACGAAGACTTCGCCAACATGGTCATCGGTAAAGCCGGTCGGAACCGCCACCGCGGTATCCGCCCCCAGACCCGCGGTTCCGCGATGAACCCCATCGACCACCCCCACGGTGGTGGTGAAGGTAAAACCAACTCCGGTCGCCACCCCGTCTCCCCCTGGGGTATGCCCACCAAGGGGTACAAGACCCGTCGGAAGAAGGCCAGCGACAAGCTGATCATCTCACGCAAGAAGAAAAAGTAA
- the rpmC gene encoding 50S ribosomal protein L29 produces MKYTDLQDKSVEELETMLREKKMEVFTLRAKLKTMQLTNTSELRAAKKDVARIMTALNAARSK; encoded by the coding sequence ATGAAATATACTGATCTGCAGGACAAGAGTGTCGAAGAACTCGAAACGATGCTCCGAGAGAAAAAAATGGAAGTCTTCACCCTCCGGGCGAAGCTCAAGACGATGCAGCTGACCAATACCAGTGAGCTGAGAGCGGCCAAAAAAGATGTCGCCAGAATTATGACGGCGCTCAACGCCGCGAGATCCAAGTAA
- the rplX gene encoding 50S ribosomal protein L24, producing MAKKFNIKKGDQVMIIAGDDKGKTGEVLKVLPKKDAVIVAGCKIARKAVKPSEENKEGGFINKEMPIHISNVKKVEG from the coding sequence ATGGCAAAGAAATTCAACATCAAAAAAGGTGATCAGGTCATGATCATCGCCGGTGATGACAAAGGCAAGACGGGAGAGGTTCTGAAAGTTCTCCCCAAGAAAGACGCCGTCATCGTTGCCGGATGCAAGATCGCACGCAAAGCGGTCAAGCCCAGCGAAGAGAACAAAGAGGGTGGTTTCATCAACAAAGAGATGCCCATCCATATCTCCAATGTCAAGAAAGTGGAGGGCTGA
- the rplN gene encoding 50S ribosomal protein L14 translates to MIQSFTRLNVADNSGAKEIMCIKVLGGSKRRYASVGDVIVASVKKALPNGKVKKGKVVKAVVVRTKKEIQRENGSLIRFDDNAAVIIDDKKEPIGTRIFGPVSRETRYAGFMKIVSLAPEVW, encoded by the coding sequence ATGATTCAGAGTTTTACCCGCCTGAACGTCGCGGACAACAGCGGCGCCAAGGAGATCATGTGTATCAAAGTGCTGGGTGGTTCCAAGCGCCGGTACGCCAGCGTCGGTGACGTCATCGTCGCCTCGGTCAAAAAAGCCCTTCCCAACGGTAAAGTGAAGAAGGGTAAGGTGGTCAAAGCGGTTGTCGTTCGGACCAAAAAAGAGATCCAGCGTGAAAACGGATCCCTGATTCGTTTCGACGACAACGCCGCCGTAATCATCGATGACAAAAAAGAGCCCATCGGTACCCGTATCTTCGGGCCGGTGAGCCGTGAAACACGTTATGCGGGCTTTATGAAAATCGTATCGCTCGCGCCGGAGGTATGGTAA
- the rpsK gene encoding 30S ribosomal protein S11, translated as MAKKKIKKSVARGVVYIAATFNNTVITVTDEMGNVLTWSSAGALGFKGSKKSTPYAAQQAVEDAMSKAKEYGIKEVGIKVQGPGSGRDTAVKSVGAIEGIRVIWFKDITPLPHNGCRPPKKRRV; from the coding sequence ATGGCCAAGAAAAAAATTAAAAAGAGTGTCGCTCGGGGTGTTGTCTACATCGCAGCAACGTTTAACAACACTGTGATCACCGTAACCGACGAGATGGGAAATGTCCTGACCTGGAGCAGCGCCGGTGCGCTTGGATTCAAGGGAAGCAAAAAATCGACTCCCTATGCAGCGCAGCAGGCGGTCGAAGATGCCATGAGCAAAGCCAAAGAGTACGGAATCAAAGAGGTAGGGATCAAAGTCCAGGGACCCGGTTCCGGTCGGGATACCGCTGTCAAGTCCGTCGGTGCGATCGAGGGAATCCGCGTGATCTGGTTCAAGGATATCACGCCGTTGCCTCATAACGGATGCCGCCCTCCGAAAAAGCGCCGCGTCTAA
- the rpsC gene encoding 30S ribosomal protein S3 translates to MGQKVNPIGLRLGINRNWESRWYPAKDRAPSFVAEDHKIRKFLKKELFFAGVSNIIIERTVKKIRITIVTARPGIIIGKRGADIEKLKAKLQKMLGKDVAINIKEEKRPQASAQLAAENIATQLERRVAFRRAMKKAIQGALKSGAKGIKVQVSGRLGGAEMARTEWYLEGRVPLHTLRAKIDYGFAEALTTYGNIGVKVWIFKGEVLQKGIQPEPKEERKSRKPRRRGE, encoded by the coding sequence ATGGGTCAGAAAGTCAATCCTATCGGTCTCAGACTGGGAATCAACCGCAACTGGGAGTCTCGATGGTATCCCGCCAAAGATCGTGCTCCCAGCTTTGTTGCGGAAGATCACAAAATCCGCAAATTCCTGAAGAAGGAGCTCTTCTTCGCCGGAGTGAGCAATATCATCATCGAACGGACCGTCAAAAAGATCCGTATCACCATCGTCACTGCACGCCCCGGTATCATTATCGGTAAGCGCGGTGCCGACATCGAAAAACTCAAAGCCAAGCTGCAAAAGATGCTGGGCAAAGATGTTGCGATCAACATCAAAGAAGAGAAACGCCCCCAGGCTTCCGCTCAGCTGGCCGCCGAAAACATCGCGACGCAGCTGGAGCGCCGGGTCGCGTTCCGCCGTGCGATGAAAAAGGCGATTCAGGGGGCACTGAAGTCCGGTGCCAAAGGAATCAAAGTTCAAGTCTCCGGCCGTCTCGGCGGTGCGGAAATGGCTCGGACCGAGTGGTATCTCGAGGGTCGTGTGCCCCTGCATACCCTGCGGGCCAAGATCGACTACGGCTTTGCCGAAGCGCTGACAACCTACGGAAACATCGGCGTCAAAGTCTGGATCTTCAAAGGTGAAGTTCTTCAGAAAGGGATTCAGCCCGAGCCCAAAGAAGAGCGCAAGAGCCGCAAACCCAGAAGAAGAGGTGAATAA
- the rpsQ gene encoding 30S ribosomal protein S17 gives MPKRVISGTVIKKAGDKTATVLVERKVLHPRYHKTVKRFKKYLVHDERNEANVGDTVSAIECRPLSKNKAFRLLEIVERGEG, from the coding sequence ATGCCGAAAAGAGTAATTTCAGGAACGGTCATCAAAAAGGCCGGTGATAAAACCGCTACGGTCCTGGTGGAGCGCAAGGTTTTGCACCCCCGCTACCACAAGACAGTCAAGCGTTTCAAAAAATATCTGGTTCACGACGAGCGGAACGAAGCGAATGTGGGAGATACGGTCAGCGCCATCGAGTGCCGGCCCCTTTCCAAGAACAAAGCGTTCCGTCTTCTCGAAATCGTTGAGAGAGGAGAGGGCTAA
- the infA gene encoding translation initiation factor IF-1, whose amino-acid sequence MAKDDVIEIDGKVIEALPNATFRVELDNGHVVLCHIAGKMRMHYIKILPGDRVKVELTPYSLDKGRITFRYK is encoded by the coding sequence TTGGCGAAAGATGATGTAATCGAAATTGACGGCAAAGTGATCGAAGCCCTGCCCAATGCCACCTTCCGTGTGGAACTTGACAACGGGCACGTGGTGCTCTGTCATATCGCCGGCAAGATGCGGATGCACTACATCAAGATTCTACCCGGTGATCGTGTCAAGGTAGAACTGACCCCCTACAGCCTCGACAAAGGGCGGATTACCTTCCGTTACAAATAG
- the map gene encoding type I methionyl aminopeptidase: MAIPLRKPREIETLRRAGAIVGQTLAYLESIVEPGMSLKEIDALGEEFLRKQGAEPSFKGLYGFPAAVCTSVNEVVIHGIPTDYKVQEGDILGLDIGTKLEGYYGDAAITMPVGKISEEDQRLIDCSREALYEAIDAIRPGMRFKELSAILEESITSRGYVPLRNYCGHGIGTTPHDEPNILNYLEGKPKQGPKIKNGMVFCLEPMVCQQSGEPVVLEDGWSVVSEDGLRGSHYEHQVAVVDGKAVILTLP; this comes from the coding sequence ATGGCGATTCCTCTTCGTAAACCCCGGGAGATCGAAACGCTGCGCCGTGCGGGGGCGATTGTCGGACAGACCCTGGCATACCTCGAATCGATTGTCGAGCCCGGTATGAGTCTCAAAGAGATCGATGCCCTGGGTGAAGAGTTTCTGCGGAAGCAGGGAGCCGAACCCTCGTTCAAAGGGCTCTACGGCTTCCCTGCCGCCGTCTGCACTTCCGTCAACGAAGTCGTTATCCACGGTATCCCCACCGACTACAAGGTCCAGGAAGGGGATATTCTCGGGCTGGATATCGGCACGAAGCTGGAAGGCTATTACGGCGATGCCGCCATCACGATGCCCGTCGGCAAAATCTCTGAAGAGGATCAGCGTCTGATCGATTGCTCCCGTGAAGCGCTTTACGAAGCGATCGACGCGATTCGGCCCGGTATGCGCTTCAAAGAGCTCAGTGCGATCCTGGAAGAGAGTATCACTTCCAGAGGTTACGTGCCCCTGCGAAACTACTGTGGACACGGGATCGGGACCACACCCCACGATGAGCCCAACATTCTCAATTATCTTGAAGGAAAGCCCAAACAGGGGCCCAAGATAAAAAACGGGATGGTCTTCTGTCTGGAACCGATGGTTTGTCAACAAAGCGGCGAACCGGTGGTTCTCGAAGACGGCTGGTCGGTTGTGAGTGAAGACGGACTTCGCGGAAGCCACTATGAACATCAGGTGGCGGTCGTGGACGGGAAAGCGGTGATTCTCACCCTTCCCTGA
- a CDS encoding type Z 30S ribosomal protein S14: protein MAKKSMIAKQKRKPKFAVQAYTRCNICGRPHSVYRDFGICRICLRKMASEGQIPGMRKASW, encoded by the coding sequence ATGGCTAAGAAATCGATGATCGCCAAGCAGAAGCGCAAGCCCAAGTTTGCGGTTCAGGCATACACCCGCTGTAACATCTGCGGCCGTCCCCACTCTGTCTACAGAGATTTCGGGATTTGCCGGATTTGTTTGAGAAAGATGGCCTCAGAGGGTCAGATCCCCGGCATGCGCAAAGCAAGCTGGTAA
- a CDS encoding helix-hairpin-helix domain-containing protein: MTKIKGIGKAYQQKLNDEGIHTYEDVANMTDEQIAMMEEKYSFKGDFRESVADAKNIVNGKEA, from the coding sequence CTGACCAAGATCAAAGGGATCGGCAAAGCCTACCAGCAGAAGCTCAACGACGAGGGAATCCATACCTACGAAGATGTCGCCAATATGACCGACGAGCAGATCGCCATGATGGAAGAGAAATATAGCTTCAAAGGCGATTTCCGTGAGTCAGTAGCCGATGCCAAAAATATCGTCAACGGAAAGGAAGCGTAA